A DNA window from Camelina sativa cultivar DH55 chromosome 13, Cs, whole genome shotgun sequence contains the following coding sequences:
- the LOC104736099 gene encoding floral homeotic protein PISTILLATA-like isoform X2, producing MGRGKIEIKRIENPNNRVVTFSKRRTGLVKKAKEITVLCDAKVALIIFASNGKMTDYCCPSMDLGAMLDQYQKLSGKKLWDAKHENLSNEIDRIKKENDSLQLELRHLKGEDIQSLNLKNLMAVEHAIEHGLDKVRDHQSEIVMTKRRTEKMIVEENRQLHFQLQQQEMAIASNARGMMMRDHDGQFGYRVQPIQPNLQEKIMSLVID from the exons atgggTAGAGGAAAGATAGAGATAAAGAGGATAGAAAACCCAAACAACAGGGTGGTGACGTTCTCAAAGAGGAGGACTGGGTTGGTCAAGAAGGCTAAAGAGATCACAGTTCTTTGCGATGCAAAAGTTGCTCTCATAATCTTTGCGAGTAATGGTAAGATGACTGATTATTGCTGTCCTTCCATGGATCTTGGTGCTATGCTGGACCAATATCAGAAGTTATCTGGCAAGAAACTATGGGATGCTAAGCATGAG AACCTCAGCAAtgagattgataggataaaaaAAGAGAACGATAGCTTACAACTGGAGCTCAG GCATTTGAAGGGGGAAGACATACAGTCTCTCAACTTAAAAAACCTGATGGCTGTAGAGCACGCCATTGAACACGGCCTCGACAAAGTCCGAGACCACCAG TCGGAGATCGTCATGACAAAGAGAAGAACT GAGAAGATGATTGTAGAGGAGAATCGGCAACTCCATTTCCAGCTG CAACAACAGGAGATGGCTATAGCTAGCAACGCAAGAGGAATGATGATGAGAGATCATGATGGGCAATTTGGATATAGAGTGCAGCCGATCCAGCCAAATCTTCAGGAAAAGATTATGTCCTTGGTCATCGATTGA
- the LOC104736096 gene encoding nuclear pore complex protein NUP1: MEGEASFSAAAAAATSSYPTGGAGGKLTRQPARRHAATPYSRPPQNQIQRRPWISRIVDPAYRIISGGATRILPYFFSKATSAPALTAPDDQDQHQDKLQNDDTQENDPITTTSSNKLESSSFEKGGPSGTANVNEGNFSISAQIRGETAINDTVAISELERLMEGKSFSLAETDRLIEIITSRAIDLPDVKRDERTLEISLREGAKKNMSFLDKRKEPIGGRDANSELWTTPTPLPKSIIFDRDKQIQDEAGLSPAELAKAYMGGQTSLSSSQSFVARNEKDCFDTGMLVGKSSLASPSSKPSACWPGIKSTEQSGFATPQRESFGLQNFPRTPYSRTILSNSKSKLMQLQNDSSKRLSNLQSPSQSVQTRYGQLSKGRDGGLFGPSRRSRQSTTPSIVSPYSRPSRGSSRFENSDIIKSSETGESDYLSRSQTTTYGKHKESEVVGTPTVPPHSSQIARKILDKVVRSQSNPRGKSAELKLATSWRYPQSSKTVEQSSSKDNNVKKDGSAKLNEDVQNIFSQSFFVLKPPATSTADTQNGMTKTAPASNGIFSGTQEAGSSGTAVQYELGNPKGSLSRSTHGEKINVTSSQDAAKAVPYSFGGEPANLYKPPSHSLGNNKPVLPSISIAKPFQKWAVPSGTNAGFTFPVSSSEGATSSEPTTPSIMPFTTSPVPSGGIAVTSHHGAIKDDEIPQYSFNSKRRDNKSPLVFDFPSGSEEVLNEEDNASLGIEYTFGSEKTERIPFGSAGSDGVCC, from the exons ATGGAAGGAGAAGCGTCGTTCTccgcggcggcggcggcggcgacGTCGAGCTATCCGACGGGAGGTGCTGGTGGCAAATTGACGCGGCAACCCGCGAGGAGGCATGCGGCGACGCCGTATTCTCGACCACCACAGAACCAGATACAACGGAGGCCGTGGATCTCGAGAATCGTCGATCCTGCTTATCGGATTATCTCCGGCGGCGCTACGAGGATTCTTCCCTACTTCTTCTCGAAAGCCACCTCCGCTCCTGCTCTTACCGCTCCAGACGATCAAGATCAACATCAAG ATAAGTTGCAGAATGATGATACACAGGAGAATGATCCGATTACAACCACAAGTTCAAAT AAACTAGAGTCATCGTCATTTGAAAAGGGAGGACCTAGCGGTACAGCAAACGTGAACGAAGGAAATTTCAGTATCAGTGCACAGATAAGAGGGGAAACAGCTATAAATGATACCGTTGCAATCTCGGAGCTTGAAAGGCTAATGGAAGGGAAATCGTTTTCACT GGCTGAAACTGATCGTCTCATAGAGATAATTACTTCAAGGGCTATTGATCTACCTGATGTTAAGAGAGACGAGAGAACTTTGGAGATTTCTTTGAGAGAGGGAGCCAAGAAAAATATGAGTTTCTTAGATAAGAGAAAAGAGCCAATTGGGGGCAGGGATGCAAATAGTGAACTATGGACTACACCAACCCCACTTCCTAAGTCAATT ATTTTTGACAGAGACAAACAGATACAAGATGAAGCTGGTCTTTCACCTGCAGAACTTGCTAAGGCATACATGGGAGGCCAGACATCATTAAGTAGCTCCCAAAGTTTTGTAGCAAGAAATGAAAAGGATTGTTTTGATACGGGTATGCTTGTCGGAAAATCATCGCTTGCATCACCATCAAGCAAGCCTTCTGCTTGTTGGCCTGGTATTAAGTCAACTGAGCAATCTGGTTTCGCAACTCCTCAACGAGAAAGCTTTGGGCTTCAAAATTTTCCAAGGACCCCATATTCTAGAACCATCCTTTCAAATTCGAAGTCAAAG TTGATGCAATTGCAGAACGATAGTAGCAAGCGCCTAAGCAACCTCCAGTCTCCCTCTCAAAGTGTGCAGACAAGATATGGCCAG CTTAGCAAGGGAAGAGATGGTGGACTTTTTGGACCCAGTAGAAGATCTCGCCAGAGCACCACGCCATCCATTGTGTCTCCTTATTCACGACCTTCACGTGGTTCATCTCGTTTTGAAAATTCTGATATCATAAAGAGCTCTGAAACAGGGGAATCAGATTACCTATCGAGGTCCCAGACAACAACTTATGGTAAGCATAAAGAGTCAGAAGTTGTTGGTACCCCGACTGTGCCTCCACATTCTAGTCAGATTGCTAGGAAAATATTGGATAAGGTTGTACGGTCCCAGTCCAACCCGAGAGGTAAATCTGCTGAGCTAAAGCTTGCCACTTCGTGGAGATATCCACAGTCTTCGAAAACCGTTGAACAAAGCAGCTCAAAGGACAATAATGTGAAAAAGGATGGCTCAGCTAAATTGAATGAAGATGTGCAGAACATTTTCTCTCAGTCGTTCTTTGTGCTTAAACCTCCTGCAACTAGCACTGCTGACACCCAAAATGGAATGACCAAGACCGCTCCAGCGTCAAATGGAATATTCAGTGGAACTCAAGAAGCAGGTAGCAGTGGTACCGCAGTCCAATATGAGTTAGGGAACCCTAAGGGTTCTCTTTCCAGAAGCACACATGGAGAG AAAATTAATGTCACTTCTTCTCAGGACGCAGCAAAAGCTGTTCCCTATTCTTTTGGAGGCGAACCTGCAAATCTCTACAAACCACCATCTCATTCACTGGGAAATAATAAACCTGTACTTCCATCGATCTCAATAGCCAAGCCATTCCAAAAATGGGCAGTCCCTTCGGGTACCAACGCTGGCTTCACATTCCCTGTCTCTTCATCTGAAGGAGCAACATCATCCGAGCCCACAACTCCATCAATCATGCCATTCACAACAAGCCCAGTTCCAAGTGGTGGTATTGCCGTAACAAGTCATCATGGAGCAATAAAGGATGATGAGATTCCTCAATATAGTTTCAACAGTAAGAGAAGGGATAATAAGTCGCCGCTGGTCTTTGACTTTCCTTCTGGGAGCGAAGAGGTGTTAAATGAGGAGGATAATGCAAGTTTAGGTATCGAATACACATTTGGGTCTGAAAAGACGGAGAGAATACCGTTCGGCTCAGCAGGAAGTGATGGTGTTTGCTGTTAA
- the LOC104736098 gene encoding blue copper protein-like, whose translation MAGVFKTVTFLVLAFAAVAVFAETEDHDVGGDTEWTRPMDLDFYTTWAAGKTFKVGDELEFNFAPERHDVAVVTKDAYDNCDKEKPTSVMTVPPVKIRLNTTGPQYFICTVSDHCRFGQKLSINVVAAGATGGGVTPAPGARGGASPAPAGATPGAGGATTPPTAGGTTTPSGSSGTTTTPAAGNAAASSLGGATFLVAFVSAVVALF comes from the exons atggccGGAGTTTTCAAAACGGTTAcgtttttggttttggcttttgCTGCCGTTGCTGTATTCGCTGAGACGGAGGACCACGATGTTGGTGGTGATACCGAGTGGACGAGACCTATGGACCTCGACTTCTATACTACCTGGGCGGCCGGTAAAACTTTCAAAGTAGGCGACGAGCTCG AATTTAATTTCGCTCCTGAAAGGCACGATGTGGCAGTTGTAACAAAAGATGCATATGATAACTGCGACAAAGAGAAACCCACAAGCGTCATGACCGTTCCTCCGGTCAAAATCAGGCTAAACACCACTGGACCACAATACTTTATCTGCACCGTCAGTGACCATTGCCGCTTTGGTCAAAAACTCTCTATCAATGTAGTTGCTGCTGGTGCTACAGGAGGAGGTGTTACTCCAGCTCCAGGTGCTCGTGGCGGTGCTTCTCCTGCACCAGCTGGGGCAACCCCAGGTGCCGGAGGAGCCACCACTCCCCCCACTGCTGGCGGGACCACAACACCTTCCGGCTCTAGCGGAACCACCACTACTCCAGCTGCTGGAAATGCCGCCGCTTCTTCTTTAGGAGGTGCTACTTTCTTGGTCGCTTTTGTTTCCGCTGTTGTTGCTCTCTTTTGA
- the LOC104736097 gene encoding zinc finger CCHC domain-containing protein 9-like has translation MCSIHARFQVSQPQWNRKKNTRSLFLLNPNSKFAFFPRAVSSSSSDNNDGSVSSSRQNSRQIGYDPSEELFGVDFKPRIISGDSREPRSWFGPNGQYIRELPCPTCRGRGYTSCSNCGIDRSRLDCPQCKGKGIMTCLRCLGDCVIWEESIDERPWEKARSSSPFRVKEDDEVDNLEIKFNKRRKSKRIYQSPTPEVGQKISRSLKSLNAKTGLFSKRMKIIHRDPVLHAQRVAAIKKAKGTPAARKHASESMKSFFSNPENREQRSLSMKGIKFYCKKCGQEGHRSHYCPELGTDADKRIRCRLCGDKGHNRRTCPKSKPKVTKGISTRYHKCGICGESGHNSRTCQKLTRVKLSGRVGDSEEDGVGKVRGGYACGFCKKKGHNVRTCPRKQVSDSDSCLEQEGS, from the exons ATGTGCTCGATTCATGCTAGATTTCAGGTTTCTCAGCCACAATGGAACAGAAAGAAGAACACCCGATCTCTATTTCTACTCAATCCCAACTCAAAATTCGCCTTCTTTCCTCGcgcggtttcttcttcttcttcggacaACAACGATGGTTCAGTTTCATCTTCCAGACAAAACAGT CGACAGATAGGTTATGATCCTTCAGAGGAACTGTTTGGTGTTGATTTCAAGCCCAG GATCATATCTGGTGATTCCCGCGAACCAAGGTCATGGTTTGGTCCAAACGGTCAGTACATTAGAGAGCTTCCATGTCCAACTTGTAGAGGAAGAGGTTATACTTCATGCTCAAATTGCGGAATCGATAGGTCTAGATTGGACTGCCCTCAATGCAAAGGAAAG GGCATAATGACTTGTCTCAGATGTTTGGGAGATTGTGTCATATGGGAAGAATCCATCGATGAACGACCTTGGGAGAAAGCTAGATCCAG TTCTCCATTTAGAGTAAAGGAGGATGATGAGGTTGATAATCTAGAGATAAAGTTCAATAAAAGGAGAAAATCGAAGCGGATTTACCAGTCACCGACTCCTGAAGTTGGACAAAAGATCAGCCGATCTCTTAAA AGTCTCAATGCCAAGACTGGACTTTTTAGTAAGCGAATGAAGATTATACATCGTGATCCTGTCCTTCATGCTCAAAGGGTAGCTGCAATTAAG AAAGCTAAAGGAACACCAGCTGCTAGAAAGCATGCATCAGAATCTATGAAATCTTTCTTCAGTAACCCCGAAAACCGAGAACAGAGAAGCTTATCCATGAAAG gAATTAAATTTTACTGCAAGAAATGCGGACAGGAAGGCCATAGAAGCCATTACTGTCCAGAACTGGGCACTGATGCGGACAAAAGAATTAGATGTAGGCTTTGCGGTGATAAAGGTCATAACCGAAGAACCTGTCCTAAGTCGAAACCAAAGGTCACTAAAGGCATTTCCACAAGGTATCACAAATGTGGAATATGCGGTGAGAGCGGTCACAACAGCAGAACATGCCAGAAACTGACCAGAGTGAAACTCAGTGGCCGTGTTGGCGATTCTGAGGAAGATGGTGTTGGTAAAGTCAGAGGAGGCTATGCTTGTGGGTTCTGCAAGAAAAAGGGACATAATGTAAGAACTTGTCCAAGAAAACAAGTTTCAGACAGTGATTCTTGTTTAGAGCAAGAAggttcttga
- the LOC104736099 gene encoding floral homeotic protein PISTILLATA-like isoform X1, with the protein MGRGKIEIKRIENPNNRVVTFSKRRTGLVKKAKEITVLCDAKVALIIFASNGKMTDYCCPSMDLGAMLDQYQKLSGKKLWDAKHENLSNEIDRIKKENDSLQVELRHLKGEDIQSLNLKNLMAVEHAIEHGLDKVRDHQSEIVMTKRRTEKMIVEENRQLHFQLQQQEMAIASNARGMMMRDHDGQFGYRVQPIQPNLQEKIMSLVID; encoded by the exons atgggTAGAGGAAAGATAGAGATAAAGAGGATAGAAAACCCAAACAACAGGGTGGTGACGTTCTCAAAGAGGAGGACTGGGTTGGTCAAGAAGGCTAAAGAGATCACAGTTCTTTGCGATGCAAAAGTTGCTCTCATAATCTTTGCGAGTAATGGTAAGATGACTGATTATTGCTGTCCTTCCATGGATCTTGGTGCTATGCTGGACCAATATCAGAAGTTATCTGGCAAGAAACTATGGGATGCTAAGCATGAG AACCTCAGCAATGAGATTGATAGGATCAAAAAAGAGAATGATAGCTTACAAGTGGAGCTCAG GCATTTGAAGGGGGAAGATATACAGTCTCTCAACTTGAAAAACCTGATGGCTGTAGAGCACGCCATTGAACACGGCCTCGACAAAGTCCGAGACCACCAG TCGGAGATCGTCATGACAAAGAGAAGAACT GAGAAGATGATTGTAGAGGAGAATCGGCAACTCCATTTCCAGCTG CAACAACAGGAGATGGCTATAGCTAGCAACGCAAGAGGAATGATGATGAGAGATCATGATGGGCAATTTGGATATAGAGTGCAGCCGATCCAGCCAAATCTTCAGGAAAAGATTATGTCCTTGGTCATCGATTGA